GCAGTGTGGTCTGGAATGACTCCTTGCTGGCTGAGGTGGCCTCTCTGGTAGAGCTGCCCATGCCCATCCTGGGCCGTTTTGACAGCCAATATCTGGAGCTGCCCAAAGAGGTCCTGCTGACCAGCATGGAGAGCCATCAGAAGAGCTTTGGCCTCCAGGATGCCCAGGGGAACCTGCTGCCCTTTTTTTTGTGCACCCTGAACCTCAAGCCGAAGGATCTGGAACTGGTGCGCAAAGGCTGGGAGCGGGTGCTCAAGGCCAGGTTGGAGGATGCCGCTTTCTTCTGGAAGGTGGACAGCAAGGCAACACTGGAGCAATGGCTGGCAGAGCTGGACAAGGTGGTATTCCTCGGGCCCCTGGGGAGCATGGGGGACAGAGTCCGGCGTTTGCAGCAGGTCTCGGCGTATCTGACCGAAGGGGAGAGCCGGGATGTCCATGCCCACACCGTGCGAGCGGCGGCCTTGGCCAAGGTGGATCTGGTGTCTGAAATGGTCGGCGAGTTTGACAACCTGCAGGGGATCATGGGCGGGATCTATGCCCGGCAGAAAGGGGACCCGGATCCTGTGGCCCAGGCCATAGCCGAGCATTATCTGCCCACCGGTCCGGAGAGCGAGGTCCCTGCGAGCCTGGTGGGCGCGTACTTGAGCATTGTGGACAAGGCGGATGCATTGGCCGGGTGCTTCGGGCTGAATATGATCCCCACCGGGACCCAGGACCCCTATGCATTGCGGCGCCAGGCCCTGGGTATTGTGCGCACGGCCTGGGAGCACAGGCTCCGCTTTTCCCTGGACAGTCTCCTGGACAGGGCGTTTGACGCCTATCAGGGGGTGGCCTGGAAGCTGGACAAAGAAGCCGCTCTGAGCGCTCTGCGGGAGTTTTTCGCCCATCGCATCCGGGCCCTGTGCACTGGGCAGGGGATTGGGACCCGGGTTGTGGATGCGGCCTTGAATGTGGGCTTCGACGATCTGTGGGCCTTTGAGCAGCGCCTTCAGGCCCTGGAACGATTCAGCCGGGAAAGCGATTTCGATCAGGCTGTGCTGACCTTTAAACGGGCGGACAATATCATCCGCAAGCAGGGCGACCAGGCCGGAGTGGATTTGCGGGCCGGATACCGGGAGGACCTGCTGGCCGAGCCCCAGGAGAAGGCCTTGGCCCGGGCCTTGACCGACATGCAGCCCCGGTGGGAACAGCTGTGGGCCGAGGAAGACTTTGACCAGCTGTTCGCCCTGTTACGGGAGTTGCGGCCGGTGGTGGACGACTTTTTTGATCACGTCATGGTCATGGCCGATGATCACAGCCTGCGCCAGAACAGGCTGAACATGCTGCAGAGCCTGGTGGACCGCCTGTCCGTGCTGGCCGATTTCAGCGCATTGCAGATCTAGGATGCAGCCATGTCCGGGGGCAGGGGAGTCAGAGGGTACAAGCATCCAAAGACTTGACAAAGACAGCGCTTGTTGCGTACAGATAACTCTTTCGTCCGCAACAATGCAATCCATGTATAGACAGATTCCAAGTGCAGGAGGTAATGCAGGTTGGCAAATACTAAGCAGGCCCTGAAACGGCACCGCCAGAGTCTGAAGGCCCGGTCCAGAAACCGGGTGGTCAAGAGCCATGTGAAGAATGCAGTCAAGGCCGTGCGCAGCGCTGTACAGGCCAATGACCTGGATCAGGCCAGGGAGGCGCTGCAGCGGGCGAACTCAGTTCTGGACAAGGCGGCAGGCAAGGGAGTCATTCACAAGAACAACGCCCATCGCAGGGTGTCCCGCCTGAACAAGGCTGTGAACAAGATGGCCCAGATGCAGTAGCTGCATGCTGCCCAGCGGTTTATGAGGGCCGGGGACAGCCGCAGACATACAGATGTATAAGCCCGCACTGACTGCGGGCTTTTTCTTTGCGCTTCTTCGCCGTAGCCTGTGGATTTGTTGAAGATCCTTCCTTGCGTTCGCCGGTCACGGATCTTCTGGGATCGGACACAACCTCTGCAGACGGTGCAGAAAATCATTCTTGGATCGGTATAAAATCGTGGCCAGCCCCTGCTCGGATGCTCGTTGGATATTGCCCTCACTGTCATCCACAAACAATGCGTGCTCTGCTTGAGCTCCGACCGCCTCCAGAACATCGGTGAACAGACTGGAATCGCGCTTGCTCTTCCCCTGATAGAAGCTGTTCACGACCCGGTCGAAGTGCTGGAAAAACCCGTGCCGTTCTTCCAGGATGTCCAGCCAGCCGACCTGATCGCTGAGAATGGCGCATTTGCGCCCGGACCTGCGCAGCCGCCGGACTATCTCCAGCATCCAGGGTCGAAGGACAAACCCGTTTAGAATGGTCTCCCGGCAGTGGTCGTTACCGGCCCGGAGGCCGGTTTTTTCCCGCAGTTCCCGCCAGAAAGCCGCTTCATCCGTTCGGCCCACAACGAATCCAGTGCCAAAGACCGTCTCGATCCCAGTCTGGAGCATGAAATCGGGGTCAATGCCTTCGGCCCGGGCCAGTGAGCGCAGGCCGTTGACGAATCCTTCCTCTGCGATCACCCCGCCGAAATCAAAGAAAAACCAGTCATACGGGCAGGGTGCAGAAGCTGTCTGGGACATGGGTCAGTTCCTGTGCGGTTGTGTGAGCGTATCAGCCCCAATACGGGGCTCATCGCCAACTGTGAGCAAAATGGCTGGTTACCGCCTCGCTGGACAAGGCCCCCTGAACTTTGGGAAGGAGGGCTGAGCGATTAGGTGTGAGCAGGCCGTTCTGCAGGGAGGTTTTCAGCTGCCGGATCCGCTCATAGGACTGCTGGATGCGGGAGGCTGGGATGCGGTTTTCACGGACCAGGCCGCTGATAATCTGTATGCACCGCTGGGCAATATCCGGCTCATAAACCAGGTTGTTGCCGAAGATGATCAGGTCTGTTCCGGCCAGGATGGTCCGTTCCAGGGCGGTCTTTAAGCTGTAGCTGTCCCGGATGGCCCCCATCTGCATGTCATCTGAGATGATGACCCCCTCAAAGCCCATCTCCCGGCGCAACAGGCGGTCCAGGGTCTCGGCGGACAGGGTGGCCGGCCAGTTCGGATCCAGGCGGGCGTTGAACACATGGGCGGTCATGACCATATCCGCGTCCGGGGACTGGAACAGCCGGGTATAGGGCTGGAGCTCTCTTTCTGTCCAGGTATCGGTGACATCGGTGAACCCGTGATGGGAATCCCGGGTTGAGCTGCCGTGGCCGGGAAAATGCTTCAGCGCGGTGAGTACATTGTGCTCCCTGTGGGCGGCGATCACTTCAGCTGCGTGGCGGACCACAATGTCCGGATCAGCAGAAAAGCTGCGCCCCAGGCCGCCGATGACCGGGTTGTCCGGGGTGACGTTTACGTCCACCACCGGAGCCAGGTTCAGGTTGATCCCCATCTCGGCCAGGACGGCTGCTGTCTGCTCCGCATGCCTGCGGGTCAGCTCGGGGTGGTTGTGTTTTCCAAGCCGGGCCTGGGAAGGCCTGGGCGGAAAGCCGTATTTTTCCTTCAGCCGGGATACCTTGCCTCCTTCCTGGTCCACGGCGATAAGCAGGGTGTCCTTGCTCGCGGCCTGAAGATCGGCGGTCAGGGCCTTGAGCTGCCCGGGAGAGGCGATATTTCGCTGGAAGCTGCTCCGGGCCACATCGTAGTCGAAAAGGATCACCCCGCCGACCCGGCCCTGGGCAATGTCATCAATGATCGGACTTGTCTTGTCCACTTCCAGGCCCCGGAAGCCGACCAGGAGCATCTCTCCGATCATGGCCTCCAGGTTCTCGTTGTCCTGGGAGCTTGCCGAACATGGCAGTATGAGAAGCCCCAGGAGCAGGAGGCAGGTGAATGTTTTGTTCATTTATGTTTGGGGTGGCTTGTCCGGCAGGGTGCACACCTCCCGGCTGCGGTCAAAAGGTTGTGGTCCGCGGATGATCGTGGCCTTGGTGGCTTTGGCCAGAGACCGGAGCATGCCCTTAAAGACCAGGCCGTGCAGGGGGTAGACTCCGTACCAGTAGGCAAGGCCCAACAGCCCCCGGGGCAGAAAGCGGGTAATCAGCCGGAGCTCACACCGGTCCTGGCCGAGGTCCACTATCTCCAGTTCCATGATGGCCTCCCCGGGCAGTTTCATCTCGGCCATGAGCTGCAGACGCTTGTTTTCTTCCAGGGACAGGACCCGCCAGAAATCCAGAGCGTCTCCGACCCGCAGGTCTGTGGACGTCCGCCGCCCCCTGGCCAGGCCGATGCCGCCGATCATCCGGTCCATGAGCCCGCGCAGGGTCCACAGGATATTTGCGTAGCCCCAGCCCTTCTCTCCGCCCAGGCTGATGATGGACGGCCACAGGGCTTGCGGAGTCGTGGCCAGGGTTGATGTGTAGTTGCACTCCAGAACAGTCCCCCCGGCATAGGAGGCATCCCCGCAGGTCACCCACTCCGGGGGGGTGAGCTCTCCGGCGTCCGACCAGCAGGTGTCCACTTCCTGCTGCTTGATCTTCTGCAGGGCCTGGCGGATGGCCTGGCGGCAGGAAAGCAGGTTCTGGGGAATGAGCTCCTGGATCCGGTTTTCCCGGCAGACGACCCTGTTGCGCAGCCCATCGATCAGAGGCTTGGCTATCCCGGCCGGGACAGGGGTAACCAGGTGGATCCAGGCCGCGCTGAGCTTGGGGGTGAGCAAAGGGACGGGAATGATGATCCGCTTGTGCAGCCCGGCTTCCTGGGCGTATATGTCGAACAGTTCCCGGTAGCTGACGATATCCGGGCCGCCGATATCAAAGGTTTCGCCGGTGGTGGCCTGCACTTGAAGACATCCGGTGAGATAGGTGAGGACATTGCTGACGGCTATGGGCTGGGACTGGGTAAACACCCAGCGGGGAGTGGTCATCACCGGCAGACGGTCCACCAGGTAGCGGACCAGCTCGAAGGAAGCGCTTCCTGCGCCCAGGAGGATGGCCGCCCGGAGGAAGGTGACTGGCACCGGGCCCTGGTGCAGGATGCGGCCGACTTCATGGCGGGAGCGCAGATGCTCGCTTAGATCGTCTGTGTCTTCGCCCAGTCCGCCAAGGTATATGATCCGCTTCAGACCGGTCTTTTCCGCGGCCCGGGTCATGTTGGAGGCCGCCGTACGGTCCAGGTCCTGAAACCTCCCGCCCTTTGCCTGCATGGAATGCACCAGATAGTAGGCGGCCTGGCAGCCGGACAGGGCCTGCTCCAGGGAGGACTGGTCCAGAACATCCACAGCAGCAAGCTGCATGCGCGGGTGCTGGCTGTAAGGACGGCAGGCGAGCTTGTTCACTGATCTGGCCCCGGCCCGGACTGTATAGCCCAGGTTCAGGAGGCGGGGAACGAGCCGGCCGCCCACGTAGCCGGTGGCGCCAAGGACAAGGATCGGTCCGCCATCGGGATCAATGTGTGGCATGGAGATCTCGGAGGGTTTTTGTATGAAAATAATGCTCTAAGGTCTTGTTTTTACAGGATGTGTTATTTTCATGCTTCGTTGTGTCTGCGCATTGGCAGGCATGTGGGTTTGTATGAAGAACTGTTATTGGTTAATAGTTGGGATAATCCAAATCGAAATCGCTATCGCTATCGAAATCGTTTGTATGCTTGGCTGTGCCTGCGCCTTGGCAGGCATGTGGGTTAATAAAAAAAATCCCGCCGAAGCGGGATTGTGAGTATCTGAACAAGGTGTTTGGGGCGATGTTCAGCTCAGCTGATCAGCCAGCTTCTGCTTGATGCTTTGAATATCTCCGGCACCATCGAGCTCGATGTACTTGGTTTTGCCCTGATTGGCCAGATCTTTGAAAAAGTAGGCTGCGGCCAGAGTTCCGCTTTCGGTATCATAGTAAATGTCGTGGCGTTTGTCTATGGCCGCCTCGTCCTGGTCGTCGGAGCGGGCCTTCAGCTCGCCTCCGCACACCCGGCACTTGTCTCCATCCGGCTTAATCGCGTCGATATAGATGTTGTTGGGATGGTTGGGGTCGTTGACGCACAGTCTGCGGCCCATGATCCGGTTCTTGGCCACCTGGCGGTCCAGGGTGATCTCAATGACGTAGTCCAGGCTCATGCCGGCTTCCTGCAGGGCCTCCCACAGCTTTTTGGCCTGAACGATATTCCGGGGGAAACCGTCCAGCAGCCATCCGTTCTTCCCTTTGTCCTTCAAGGTCTCCAGGACCATGGGGATAGTGATGTCGTCTGGAACCAGCTCGCCTTTGTCGATGTAGGCCTTGGCCTTTTTGCCCAGGTCTGTGCCTTGATTGATGTGTTCCCGGAAAATGGCTCCGGATTCGATGTGGGCGATGTTCAGTTTGTCTTTGACCAGGGAGCCCTGGGTGCCCTTGCCGCTGCCGTTGGGGCCGAAAATCAGACAGTTCATGCGCATGACCTCCTTAAGGGAATTTTTTCACAAAGTCATATCCCTGGATCCAGGCGCTGTCAACTGCTGCCTGGAAATGACGGCATCTGCGGTTTTTGGATTGTTATTCCGCGGTCAAGCGCTTGAGCTCTGCGGCAGCATCCATGGGGGAGTTCGCCCCGCATATGGCTGAAACCACGGCGATACCCTCGGCTCCGGCGGCCATGACCTGCGCGGCGTTGCGGGCCGTGATCCCCCCGATGCCCACAGCAGGGAGGTGTTTTTTTCTGCACATTGCGGCCAGGCCTTTGAGTCCCAAGGCCGGCTTGCAGTCCTTTTTGGTCTGGGTGGGGAATATGGGGCCCAGGCCCAGATAGTCCACCGGCAGGGACCGGGCTTCGCGCAGCTGCTCTTCGGTGTTAATGGACAGGCCGAGGACCCGGTTCGGACCGATCAGAGGGCGAACGTCCAGCGGGTGCATGTCATCCTGGCCCACGTGCACGCCGTCCGCGCCGACAGCCAGGGCGACGCCGACCCGGTCGTTGATGATCAGGGGGATGCTGTGCCGGGCCAGAAAGGCCTTCATCTCTTTGGCCAGGGCTACCAGGTCCCGGGTGGGCATCTCTTTTTCCCGCAGCTGGACCAGGGTCACTCCGCCCTGGACCGCCTGCTCCAGGACATGGAAGATGTTTTGCCCCCGGCAGTCGCTGCGGCTGATGACCAGATACAGGGAAGCGTCTACGAAGTTTAGCATAGCAAAGAGGGAGGTAGAGAAGGTGGTTAGTGTTGTTGACAGGGTATCTACCGGACTCTAGAGTACATGGTAAGTTTACCCAGAGCAAGGACCTGCTGATGACCGGATACAAAAACGGATTTTTCCTGCGTCTGTTCACCATCTGCCTGGTTATTGCAACCTGGCCCCTGGCTGCACTGGGTGCATCCCAGACCCAGCTCCTGGATGTCCGGCTTGGGATGCACCAGGGGGCGAGCCGGGCTGTCCTGTCCTGCCGCGGGGCCCGGCCCACAGCCATTGGGCCGCTGACAAACTCGACCTACCCAGTCGTTTTCACCGCCCTGGACCTGCCCGATGCCTGGGAGCCATCCCGTCTTCCGCCTGATTCCTGTTTCACCGGCATCGGGCACGAAGAACGCGGGTCAGGACAGGCGGTGACTGTGCATACCGGCGGGCAAGGGCTGTGGGTAGAAAATGTTGTTCTCAAGGAGGATGCCCGGCCGGATCATTACCGGGTCATCCTCGATTTTTGGCCTGTGGATTCCAAAAACGCCGGCCGGGAAGACAGCTCCCAGTCCCCAGACGGCGAGGTCCCGTCCGCATCCCGGGCAGGCGACGATCTCCGGAGTATTTCCTCCCTGCCCCAGGGAAAGCGCATGCCGGTGCGCAGGGTTGTCGCCCGCGCGGAAACATCGCATGCATCCGGGAGTCCGGATCCTGATCCGCAGCAGACAGAGCTCTTCGGATTCAGGGTGGGTGAGCACCGCGGATATACCCGGGTCGTGGTCGAGGCCAGGGGACAGAAGCCGGAGGGTATTTCCGGGGTGAGAAACGGGACGGTGCGCATTGATATGAGCCGGGTCCTGCTGCACGTGCCCAGGGAGGTAATCGAGGCCAAGCCGCGGGGGAGGCTTCGCAGGGTGCGCATAGAGCAGGACGGGATCCGTCTTGATGTCCAGGCCGGAAGCAAGAAGAGACAGGGGGTCATTCTGGACACCGACCCGCCGCGTTCTGGAGCCTACCGGATCGTGGTCGATCTGGCGGATCAGGGCGGTGCGGGGGAGGAGGCTGGAGCCAAGGGGCCAGCCCGGCAGATCTCAGGGCAGGACAAGGAAAAGGGAACTGGTAGCCGGGAGATCGATGCCCCAGGGGCGGATACCCGGCAGCAAAACCGAGTTCCAACCGTGCGGTCGGTAACCATCGGCTGGCTCCAGGCCGGAGCTGGTCCGGAGCTAAAAGAGGTCCTGGTCCAGGCCCGCCGGGAGTTCCGGGAGCTGATGGGAGATGAATGGACAGTTCATTTTGAGCGGATACCGGACAGGCCACCGGGCTGGGACCTGGGGCGGACCCGGCAAAGCCTGCTCTCAGCAGCCCGGGATCCAGGTCTGGACATGCTGTGGGCCTTTGGGCCTTTGGCTGTCCTGGCTGCGTCCAGACTGGACCTGCATTCTGTACCAGTGCTTGGGGTCAGCCTGTGGGATGTGCCCCACGAGGCCGCACAGACTGATGAGCAGGCTGGGACGGATCTGGTGCTGATTGCCGAGCATGGGCGTGTAGGCCGGGATCTTGAGCATATGCAGCGCATCTTTGGATCCGACAAGGTCAGGGTGCTGGTTGAGGACGGGCTTGTGCAGTCCGTGCCCGGTCTGGAGCAGGATCTGGTCCGCATGGGCCGCGAACTGGGGCTGGAGATCAGCGTCCATCCGATCAGCGGTCCCAATCCCTCTCTGGAGAGTGCTGATTCGCCGGTCTATCTCGCTCCCGG
This genomic interval from Desulfovermiculus halophilus DSM 18834 contains the following:
- the glyS gene encoding glycine--tRNA ligase subunit beta; amino-acid sequence: MSAFVFEIGLEEMPARFLPDLEAGLEDLAREHLTREHIDHADVQVFSTPRRLVLWVAEMAAIQESRSELITGPPKAIAYSESGELTKAGQGFARNQGVNESDIFIQDTPKGEYLAVQKQVGGQKTEAILPGICAQIVGKLPMPKRMRWESSGFLFARPIRWLLALLDDTVIPVHIASLNAGRQTWGHRVHGPGPLEVPRAEEYFDLIRNQGSLILNRHERRQMIQETGDALARDEGGSVVWNDSLLAEVASLVELPMPILGRFDSQYLELPKEVLLTSMESHQKSFGLQDAQGNLLPFFLCTLNLKPKDLELVRKGWERVLKARLEDAAFFWKVDSKATLEQWLAELDKVVFLGPLGSMGDRVRRLQQVSAYLTEGESRDVHAHTVRAAALAKVDLVSEMVGEFDNLQGIMGGIYARQKGDPDPVAQAIAEHYLPTGPESEVPASLVGAYLSIVDKADALAGCFGLNMIPTGTQDPYALRRQALGIVRTAWEHRLRFSLDSLLDRAFDAYQGVAWKLDKEAALSALREFFAHRIRALCTGQGIGTRVVDAALNVGFDDLWAFEQRLQALERFSRESDFDQAVLTFKRADNIIRKQGDQAGVDLRAGYREDLLAEPQEKALARALTDMQPRWEQLWAEEDFDQLFALLRELRPVVDDFFDHVMVMADDHSLRQNRLNMLQSLVDRLSVLADFSALQI
- the rpsT gene encoding 30S ribosomal protein S20 — its product is MANTKQALKRHRQSLKARSRNRVVKSHVKNAVKAVRSAVQANDLDQAREALQRANSVLDKAAGKGVIHKNNAHRRVSRLNKAVNKMAQMQ
- a CDS encoding HAD family hydrolase, whose amino-acid sequence is MSQTASAPCPYDWFFFDFGGVIAEEGFVNGLRSLARAEGIDPDFMLQTGIETVFGTGFVVGRTDEAAFWRELREKTGLRAGNDHCRETILNGFVLRPWMLEIVRRLRRSGRKCAILSDQVGWLDILEERHGFFQHFDRVVNSFYQGKSKRDSSLFTDVLEAVGAQAEHALFVDDSEGNIQRASEQGLATILYRSKNDFLHRLQRLCPIPEDP
- a CDS encoding glycoside hydrolase family 3 protein, which produces MNKTFTCLLLLGLLILPCSASSQDNENLEAMIGEMLLVGFRGLEVDKTSPIIDDIAQGRVGGVILFDYDVARSSFQRNIASPGQLKALTADLQAASKDTLLIAVDQEGGKVSRLKEKYGFPPRPSQARLGKHNHPELTRRHAEQTAAVLAEMGINLNLAPVVDVNVTPDNPVIGGLGRSFSADPDIVVRHAAEVIAAHREHNVLTALKHFPGHGSSTRDSHHGFTDVTDTWTERELQPYTRLFQSPDADMVMTAHVFNARLDPNWPATLSAETLDRLLRREMGFEGVIISDDMQMGAIRDSYSLKTALERTILAGTDLIIFGNNLVYEPDIAQRCIQIISGLVRENRIPASRIQQSYERIRQLKTSLQNGLLTPNRSALLPKVQGALSSEAVTSHFAHSWR
- a CDS encoding SDR family oxidoreductase encodes the protein MPHIDPDGGPILVLGATGYVGGRLVPRLLNLGYTVRAGARSVNKLACRPYSQHPRMQLAAVDVLDQSSLEQALSGCQAAYYLVHSMQAKGGRFQDLDRTAASNMTRAAEKTGLKRIIYLGGLGEDTDDLSEHLRSRHEVGRILHQGPVPVTFLRAAILLGAGSASFELVRYLVDRLPVMTTPRWVFTQSQPIAVSNVLTYLTGCLQVQATTGETFDIGGPDIVSYRELFDIYAQEAGLHKRIIIPVPLLTPKLSAAWIHLVTPVPAGIAKPLIDGLRNRVVCRENRIQELIPQNLLSCRQAIRQALQKIKQQEVDTCWSDAGELTPPEWVTCGDASYAGGTVLECNYTSTLATTPQALWPSIISLGGEKGWGYANILWTLRGLMDRMIGGIGLARGRRTSTDLRVGDALDFWRVLSLEENKRLQLMAEMKLPGEAIMELEIVDLGQDRCELRLITRFLPRGLLGLAYWYGVYPLHGLVFKGMLRSLAKATKATIIRGPQPFDRSREVCTLPDKPPQT
- a CDS encoding adenylate kinase gives rise to the protein MNCLIFGPNGSGKGTQGSLVKDKLNIAHIESGAIFREHINQGTDLGKKAKAYIDKGELVPDDITIPMVLETLKDKGKNGWLLDGFPRNIVQAKKLWEALQEAGMSLDYVIEITLDRQVAKNRIMGRRLCVNDPNHPNNIYIDAIKPDGDKCRVCGGELKARSDDQDEAAIDKRHDIYYDTESGTLAAAYFFKDLANQGKTKYIELDGAGDIQSIKQKLADQLS
- the thiE gene encoding thiamine phosphate synthase; its protein translation is MLNFVDASLYLVISRSDCRGQNIFHVLEQAVQGGVTLVQLREKEMPTRDLVALAKEMKAFLARHSIPLIINDRVGVALAVGADGVHVGQDDMHPLDVRPLIGPNRVLGLSINTEEQLREARSLPVDYLGLGPIFPTQTKKDCKPALGLKGLAAMCRKKHLPAVGIGGITARNAAQVMAAGAEGIAVVSAICGANSPMDAAAELKRLTAE